A genomic window from Daphnia carinata strain CSIRO-1 chromosome 9, CSIRO_AGI_Dcar_HiC_V3, whole genome shotgun sequence includes:
- the LOC130688702 gene encoding choline transporter-like protein 2 isoform X1, translating into MSKVDVTSGMVHRGPVKNRSCTDIACLIIFIAFLVGWGIIGFYGFTLGDPQRLLHPTDSNGRICGVDETLKDKPYLFYFDLTRCADPSILIKGCPTPQVCVKTCPTENFMAIAAAAQIGEALTKTKLICKENVTVSRMSVKELVDNGHCASYYLQSEPITGRCIPSLTNMSDSVIFSNSITRQLEVPIEEIINGTIGLAQLLNAGQTFDRIFQDYSETWWIILIGLAISMIISLFWIVLMRFAAGPMVWLSIIGILALQGVGFWYCFTRYTELKDMPGASNQTLAQIAFTTNLGTYLELRETWLAFLIILGISMTVIVLMLIFLRNRIRIAIALIGHASKAVGNIMSTLLFPIFPWVFQVLVIGYFAAVALYAASIGKSTFKVVGPDNTTNINCSCTSVIDSLGTCIPLGFEQICNSQCPGSTCRFFETGGNYYVTVLQIYNLFGLFWGLFFVSALAEIVLAGAFASWYWAFNKPRDVPAYPLTNSFFRAIFYHLGTVAFGSLIIAIIRSIRVLLEYLDRKVREYSDTCCSRTMMCLCKCCFWMLETFMRFVNRNAYVLCAINGTSFCQSASDAFSLLLRNVARVAVLDKVTDFLLFLGRLVIVTAMGILSFYVFTNRIHYINEYIPPTNYYMVPIITTILGAYFISGLFFSVYTMAIDTIFLCFLQDTEINDGSPEKPFYMSQELMEILGKKNKL; encoded by the exons ATGTCTAAAGTTG ATGTCACATCAGGGATGGTTCATCGCGGACCTGTCAAAAACCGATCCTGTACAGACATTGCCTGCCTCATCATCTTTATTGCTTTCCTCGTTGGTTGGGGCATCATTGGCTTCTATG GATTCACTCTGGGGGATCCGCAAAGGCTTCTCCATCCAACGGATAGCAATGGACGAATATGTGGCGTCGACGAGACACTGAAGGATAAACCGTATTTGTTCTATTTTGATCTGACACGCTGTGCCGACCCGTCTATCTTAATTAAAGGATGTCCCACGCCGCAG GTTTGCGTCAAGACTTGCCCCACGGAAAACTTTATGGCCATAGCTGCAGCCGCCCAAATTGGAGAAGCCCTAACGAAAACCAAATTAATATGCAAAGAAAATGTTACAGTTAGCCGAATGAGCGTCAAAGAGCTCGTAGATAATGGCCATTGCGCTAGCTACTATCTTCAGAGTGAACCGA TCACCGGCAGATGTATTCCATCACTTACCAACATGTCAGACTCTGTAATCTTCTCAAATTCCATTACCCGACAGCTCGAGGTACCAATCGAAGAAATAATCAACGGTACCATAGGCTTAGCACAGCTTTTGAATGCTGGACAG ACGTTTGACCGCATTTTCCAAGACTACTCCGAGACGTGGTGGATTATATTGATTGGACTGGCCATTTCTATGATAATATCTCTTTTCTGGATTGTCTTGATGAGATTCGCTGCTGGTCCGATGGTTTGGCTGTCAATTATCGGCATTTTAGCTCTGCAAGGAGTCG GTTTCTGGTATTGTTTTACACGCTACACGGAGTTAAAAGATATGCCTGGAGCCAGCAATCAAACTCTAGCACAAATTGCATTCACCACCAATCTGGGAACTTATTTGGAATTAAGAGAAACTTGGCTGGCCTTTCTTATTATTCTGGGCATTTCTATGACAGTGATCGTCTTAATGCTCATCTTTTTACGTAACCGTATCCGCATCGCTATCGCCCTCATCGGCCATGCCAGCAA GGCTGTTGGTAATATTATGAGCACTCTGCTCTTCCCTATATTTCCATGGGTGTTCCAGGTCCTCGTCATTGGCtattttgctgctgttgctctTTACGCAGCCTCCATAGGCAAATCCACTTTCAAAGTAGTTGGCCCGGACAATACGACGAACATCAATTGCAGTTGCACCTCAGTGATT GATTCATTAGGGACTTGCATTCCGCTCGGATTTGAGCAAATATGTAACAGTCAATGTCCTGGATCTACCTGTAGATTCTTCGAAACTGGTGGCAATTACTACGTGACAGTCTTGCAGATCTACAATCTATTTGGCTTATTTTGGGGCTTGTTTTTCGTCTCCGCATTAGCTGAAATTGTTTTGGCCGGTGCCTTTGCCTCTTGGTACTGGGCATTCAACAAACCTCGTGATGTACCCGCCTACCCGTTGACCAACAGCTTCTTCAGGGCTATTTT CTATCATTTAGGTACTGTCGCCTTTGGCTCTCTGATTATCGCTATTATCCGTTCGATCCGCGTCCTGCTGGAATACCTGGACAGGAAAGTACGTGAATATTCGGACACTTGTTGCAGCCGTACCATGATGTGCTTGTGCAAATGCTGTTTCTG GATGCTAGAAACGTTTATGCGATTCGTGAATCGCAATGCCTACGTCTTATGTGCAATAAATGGAACGAGTTTCTGTCAATCGGCATCGGATGCGTTTTCGCTTCTTTTGCGTAACGTTGCGCGCGTAGCAGTGCTGGACAAGGTGACGGACTTCCTCCTGTTTCTCGGCCGATTGGTTATCGTCACAGCGATGGGCATTTTATCCTTCTACGTCTTCACAAACCGGATTCATTACATCAATGAATACATACCACCAACCAATTACTACATGGTTCCAATTATCACTACCATACTGGGGGCGTATTTCATTTCCGGCCTGTTTTTCAGCGTCTATACCATGGCCATTGACACCATCTTCCTCTGCTTCC TTCAAGACACGGAAATTAACGATGGATCCCCTGAGAAACCGTTTTACATGTCTCAAGAATTAATGGAAATTCttgggaaaaagaacaaactaTAA
- the LOC130688702 gene encoding choline transporter-like protein 2 isoform X2 — MSKVDVTSGMVHRGPVKNRSCTDIACLIIFIAFLVGWGIIGFYGFTLGDPQRLLHPTDSNGRICGVDETLKDKPYLFYFDLTRCADPSILIKGCPTPQVCVKTCPTENFMAIAAAAQIGEALTKTKLICKENVTVSRMSVKELVDNGHCASYYLQSEPIAGRCLPSLSASLKAAHAKIQKPFGTKQQEDMVERAVALLDITKTFDRIFQDYSETWWIILIGLAISMIISLFWIVLMRFAAGPMVWLSIIGILALQGVGFWYCFTRYTELKDMPGASNQTLAQIAFTTNLGTYLELRETWLAFLIILGISMTVIVLMLIFLRNRIRIAIALIGHASKAVGNIMSTLLFPIFPWVFQVLVIGYFAAVALYAASIGKSTFKVVGPDNTTNINCSCTSVIDSLGTCIPLGFEQICNSQCPGSTCRFFETGGNYYVTVLQIYNLFGLFWGLFFVSALAEIVLAGAFASWYWAFNKPRDVPAYPLTNSFFRAIFYHLGTVAFGSLIIAIIRSIRVLLEYLDRKVREYSDTCCSRTMMCLCKCCFWMLETFMRFVNRNAYVLCAINGTSFCQSASDAFSLLLRNVARVAVLDKVTDFLLFLGRLVIVTAMGILSFYVFTNRIHYINEYIPPTNYYMVPIITTILGAYFISGLFFSVYTMAIDTIFLCFLQDTEINDGSPEKPFYMSQELMEILGKKNKL; from the exons ATGTCTAAAGTTG ATGTCACATCAGGGATGGTTCATCGCGGACCTGTCAAAAACCGATCCTGTACAGACATTGCCTGCCTCATCATCTTTATTGCTTTCCTCGTTGGTTGGGGCATCATTGGCTTCTATG GATTCACTCTGGGGGATCCGCAAAGGCTTCTCCATCCAACGGATAGCAATGGACGAATATGTGGCGTCGACGAGACACTGAAGGATAAACCGTATTTGTTCTATTTTGATCTGACACGCTGTGCCGACCCGTCTATCTTAATTAAAGGATGTCCCACGCCGCAG GTTTGCGTCAAGACTTGCCCCACGGAAAACTTTATGGCCATAGCTGCAGCCGCCCAAATTGGAGAAGCCCTAACGAAAACCAAATTAATATGCAAAGAAAATGTTACAGTTAGCCGAATGAGCGTCAAAGAGCTCGTAGATAATGGCCATTGCGCTAGCTACTATCTTCAGAGTGAACCGA TTGCTGGGCGCTGTTTGCCAAGCTTGTCGGCCAGTTTAAAAGCAGCCCATGCCAAAATTCAAAAGCCATTTGGCACGAAACAACAGGAAGATATGGTAGAGCGTGCTGTGGCTCTTCTTGATATTACCAAG ACGTTTGACCGCATTTTCCAAGACTACTCCGAGACGTGGTGGATTATATTGATTGGACTGGCCATTTCTATGATAATATCTCTTTTCTGGATTGTCTTGATGAGATTCGCTGCTGGTCCGATGGTTTGGCTGTCAATTATCGGCATTTTAGCTCTGCAAGGAGTCG GTTTCTGGTATTGTTTTACACGCTACACGGAGTTAAAAGATATGCCTGGAGCCAGCAATCAAACTCTAGCACAAATTGCATTCACCACCAATCTGGGAACTTATTTGGAATTAAGAGAAACTTGGCTGGCCTTTCTTATTATTCTGGGCATTTCTATGACAGTGATCGTCTTAATGCTCATCTTTTTACGTAACCGTATCCGCATCGCTATCGCCCTCATCGGCCATGCCAGCAA GGCTGTTGGTAATATTATGAGCACTCTGCTCTTCCCTATATTTCCATGGGTGTTCCAGGTCCTCGTCATTGGCtattttgctgctgttgctctTTACGCAGCCTCCATAGGCAAATCCACTTTCAAAGTAGTTGGCCCGGACAATACGACGAACATCAATTGCAGTTGCACCTCAGTGATT GATTCATTAGGGACTTGCATTCCGCTCGGATTTGAGCAAATATGTAACAGTCAATGTCCTGGATCTACCTGTAGATTCTTCGAAACTGGTGGCAATTACTACGTGACAGTCTTGCAGATCTACAATCTATTTGGCTTATTTTGGGGCTTGTTTTTCGTCTCCGCATTAGCTGAAATTGTTTTGGCCGGTGCCTTTGCCTCTTGGTACTGGGCATTCAACAAACCTCGTGATGTACCCGCCTACCCGTTGACCAACAGCTTCTTCAGGGCTATTTT CTATCATTTAGGTACTGTCGCCTTTGGCTCTCTGATTATCGCTATTATCCGTTCGATCCGCGTCCTGCTGGAATACCTGGACAGGAAAGTACGTGAATATTCGGACACTTGTTGCAGCCGTACCATGATGTGCTTGTGCAAATGCTGTTTCTG GATGCTAGAAACGTTTATGCGATTCGTGAATCGCAATGCCTACGTCTTATGTGCAATAAATGGAACGAGTTTCTGTCAATCGGCATCGGATGCGTTTTCGCTTCTTTTGCGTAACGTTGCGCGCGTAGCAGTGCTGGACAAGGTGACGGACTTCCTCCTGTTTCTCGGCCGATTGGTTATCGTCACAGCGATGGGCATTTTATCCTTCTACGTCTTCACAAACCGGATTCATTACATCAATGAATACATACCACCAACCAATTACTACATGGTTCCAATTATCACTACCATACTGGGGGCGTATTTCATTTCCGGCCTGTTTTTCAGCGTCTATACCATGGCCATTGACACCATCTTCCTCTGCTTCC TTCAAGACACGGAAATTAACGATGGATCCCCTGAGAAACCGTTTTACATGTCTCAAGAATTAATGGAAATTCttgggaaaaagaacaaactaTAA